In the Helicobacter typhlonius genome, one interval contains:
- a CDS encoding pyridoxal-phosphate-dependent aminotransferase family protein — protein MLLFTPGPTPVPESIRNAMSEPTLHHRTPEFEAIFAKAREGLLKMLKMPEVLMLASSGSGAMEACVCTFTQNKVLSINSGKFGERFGKIAKAHKIPYKEIVNEWNTPASVESVLEILKNEKDIDCFCIQMCESAGGLRHPVEEIAQAIKAHNPRIVVVVDAITAMGVEEIDTTYIDALIGGSQKAFMLPPGLSIIGLSHYAIELANERDIGFYFNLKTELKNQAQNTTAWTAPTTIITGLAKYFELVNGDFKGIYEKTKARSLATHKALESLGLRIYPKNPALAMNTIYDEANAAPLRKILKNEFGINAAGGQDKLKTSIVRFNQMGLIALNESVWVVNAIELALERLNLRKFDGTGNKVFLTAYYEILDK, from the coding sequence ATGCTACTTTTTACGCCCGGACCTACACCTGTGCCAGAATCCATACGCAATGCAATGAGTGAGCCTACTTTGCATCATCGCACACCAGAGTTTGAAGCAATTTTTGCAAAAGCAAGAGAGGGGCTTTTAAAAATGCTAAAAATGCCCGAAGTGCTTATGCTTGCAAGTAGTGGAAGTGGTGCGATGGAAGCGTGTGTATGCACTTTTACTCAAAATAAAGTGCTAAGTATCAATAGCGGCAAATTTGGTGAACGATTTGGCAAAATTGCTAAAGCACACAAGATTCCCTATAAAGAAATTGTAAATGAATGGAATACTCCTGCGAGTGTAGAAAGTGTGCTTGAGATACTTAAAAATGAAAAAGATATAGACTGCTTTTGCATTCAAATGTGCGAATCTGCAGGAGGATTGCGCCACCCTGTAGAAGAAATTGCTCAAGCAATTAAAGCGCATAATCCGCGTATTGTAGTTGTTGTTGATGCCATTACTGCTATGGGTGTTGAAGAAATTGATACGACATATATTGATGCACTCATTGGTGGCTCACAAAAAGCTTTTATGCTCCCGCCAGGCTTAAGCATTATAGGACTTTCTCATTATGCGATAGAACTTGCAAACGAGCGGGATATAGGTTTTTATTTTAATCTCAAAACAGAGCTTAAAAATCAAGCACAAAATACGACTGCTTGGACTGCGCCTACGACAATTATCACAGGACTAGCAAAGTATTTTGAACTTGTAAATGGAGATTTTAAAGGCATTTATGAAAAAACCAAAGCACGAAGCCTTGCCACACACAAAGCTTTAGAATCTTTAGGGCTTAGGATTTATCCTAAAAATCCTGCCCTTGCGATGAATACTATTTACGATGAGGCTAATGCCGCACCATTGCGTAAGATTCTCAAAAATGAATTTGGTATAAACGCTGCAGGTGGGCAAGATAAGCTCAAAACAAGCATTGTGCGCTTTAATCAAATGGGGCTTATCGCACTTAATGAGAGTGTGTGGGTTGTAAACGCAATAGAGCTTGCTCTAGAACGATTAAATCTTAGGAAATTTGATGGCACAGGGAATAAAGTATTTCTTACTGCCTATTATGAGATATTAGATAAATAG
- the pseI gene encoding pseudaminic acid synthase, whose translation MTNSPLIIAELSANHNQSLEIAKDSIRAIAACGADGVKLQTYTPECLTLQSNEPHFCISGGTLWDKRNLYELYKEAQTPWEWHKELFSLAKKLGLLIFSSPFSPKGVAFLESLQCPIYKVASFEAMHYELIEAIAKTKKPIIISTGVATRKELKTALEICHKYGCKDITLLHCISEYPAPLESANLLAMPQLAKTYKKYNIKYGLSDHTLGALCPSIATSLGASMIEKHFILDSSLGGVDSAFSMNKDEFKTMVEQVRDTALALGCKKPKISADIRKKRRQFARSIWVSADIKKGEKFTHKNLSVVRPSGGEHPRYLHKILGKSAKVALKAAQPLRLSDVK comes from the coding sequence ATGACAAACTCTCCTCTTATTATCGCTGAATTGAGTGCAAATCACAACCAAAGCCTAGAAATTGCTAAAGATTCTATTCGTGCGATTGCCGCTTGTGGCGCTGATGGCGTGAAACTACAAACTTATACGCCAGAGTGCCTCACACTTCAATCAAATGAACCACATTTTTGCATTAGTGGTGGCACACTTTGGGATAAACGCAATCTCTATGAACTTTATAAAGAAGCCCAAACTCCTTGGGAATGGCATAAAGAACTTTTTTCTCTTGCAAAAAAGTTAGGTTTGCTTATTTTTAGCTCGCCTTTTTCACCTAAAGGTGTTGCATTTTTAGAATCTCTACAATGCCCGATTTATAAAGTAGCAAGTTTTGAAGCAATGCACTATGAGCTTATAGAAGCCATTGCCAAAACAAAAAAGCCAATCATTATTTCCACAGGCGTAGCTACGCGTAAGGAGCTCAAAACTGCACTAGAAATTTGCCATAAATATGGCTGTAAGGACATTACATTACTTCATTGCATAAGCGAATATCCTGCCCCGCTAGAATCTGCAAATCTCCTTGCTATGCCTCAACTTGCTAAAACCTATAAAAAATACAATATTAAATATGGATTATCTGACCATACACTTGGTGCACTTTGTCCAAGTATCGCCACAAGCTTAGGAGCAAGTATGATTGAGAAGCATTTTATTCTTGACTCCTCGCTTGGTGGTGTAGATAGCGCCTTTAGTATGAATAAAGATGAATTTAAAACTATGGTAGAGCAAGTGCGTGATACCGCTTTGGCATTAGGTTGCAAAAAACCTAAAATTTCCGCAGATATACGCAAAAAAAGGCGGCAATTTGCACGAAGCATTTGGGTAAGTGCAGATATTAAAAAGGGTGAAAAATTCACGCACAAAAATCTCTCTGTCGTGCGTCCTAGCGGCGGAGAACACCCACGATATTTGCATAAGATTCTAGGCAAGAGTGCCAAAGTCGCACTCAAAGCTGCACAGCCTCTCCGATTAAGTGATGTCAAATAG